One Salminus brasiliensis chromosome 5, fSalBra1.hap2, whole genome shotgun sequence DNA segment encodes these proteins:
- the cyb5a gene encoding cytochrome b5, whose protein sequence is MAEKGAHGDTVKYYRLSEVEERNSFKSTWIIINHKVYDVTKFLEEHPGGEEVLREQAGGDATESFEDVGHSTDAREMASSMLIGELHPEDRHKIAKPPESLVTTVYEPTSWWSNWLIPALAAAIVTLMYRIYTAEEDA, encoded by the exons ATGGCAGAAAAGGGAGCACACGGGGACACGGTCAAATACTACCGCCTGTCCGAGGTGGAGGAACGCAACTCTTTCAAAAGTACGTGGATTATCATCAACCACAAGGTGTATGATGTCACCAAGTTTCTAGAGGAG CACCCAGGTGGAGAGGAGGTGCTGCGGGAGCAGGCCGGAGGAGACGCCACGGAGAGTTTTGAAGATGTGGGACATTCGACAGATGCGAGAGAGATGGCCAGCAGCATGCTCATAGGAGAACTGCATCCA GAAGACAGACATAAGATCGCCAAACCTCCG gaGTCACTTGTTACAACCGTTTATGAGCCCACAAG CTGGTGGTCCAACTGGTTGATACCTGCCCTTGCTGCAGCGATCGTCACATTGATGTACCGTATATACACAGCAGAGGAGGACGCATAA
- the ppp1r3g gene encoding protein phosphatase 1 regulatory subunit 3G: protein MSVPQENGVVSDEEDHLSQAEFEIGLVHARDRRRAKSLPAYPEQASVLLRAHSHGCSKRVRFADALGLTLASVKHFSAAEEPRVPMHLCGLPLAPALRAPEDDGELEERVRRCGLALQRVTVGCGRVHGIIRVSADAGARAREVGVRYTLDEWQSYVDAHAVPVSVPAVLVPGGKRFSFTVCAPPRPEPSAAVHFALYLRTEEEEFWDNNDGQNYTLRPGQLNNV from the coding sequence ATGTCCGTCCCGCAGGAGAACGGCGTGGTCTCCGATGAGGAGGACCACCTGTCCCAGGCAGAGTTCGAGATCGGGCTAGTGCACGCGCGAGACCGGCGTCGCGCCAAGTCCCTGCCCGCGTACCCGGAGCAAGCGAGCGTGCTGCTCCGCGCGCACTCGCACGGCTGCAGCAAGCGCGTGCGCTTCGCGGACGCGCTCGGCCTCACCCTGGCCAGCGTCAAGCACTTCAGCGCGGCGGAGGAGCCGCGCGTGCCCATGCACCTCTGCGGGCTCCCCCTCGCGCCCGCCCTCAGGGCGCCCGAGGACGACGGCGAGCTAGAGGAGCGCGTGCGGCGCTGCGGGCTCGCGCTCCAGAGGGTCACCGTCGGTTGCGGGCGAGTGCACGGTATCATACGGGTCTCCGCGGACGCGGGGGCGCGCGCGAGGGAGGTGGGCGTGAGGTACACGCTCGACGAGTGGCAGTCGTACGTGGACGCGCACGCAGTGCCTGTGTCTGTGCCGGCGGTGCTCGTGCCCGGCGGGAAGAGGTTCTCGTTCACCGTGTGCGCGCCCCCGCGCCCTGAGCCCAGCGCTGCCGTGCACTTCGCTTTATACCTGAGGACTGAAGAAGAGGAATTCTGGGACAACAACGACGGACAGAACTACACACTGAGGCCAGGGCAACTAAACAACGTGTGA